The sequence ACTCGGTACAACTGCGTGATATCGAAGTGGGCAAAGCCGATCTGGAAACTATTTTTGTCGATATGATGTCTGCCAGCTAGGCAGTCAGCGCCATCACGACACGGCTCACCCACCATTTGCAATAAGAAGGCACTATGCAAGGTTTTTACACGCTGTTTTACAAAGAAGTACTGCGCTTTTGGAAAGTGGCTTTTCAAACCGTAGCCGCTCCCGTACTCACCGCGCTAATGTACTTACTCATTTTTGCCCACGTACTCGACAGCCATATTCAACCTTATCCGGGCGTGCAATACACGGCGTTTCTGATTCCGGGTTTGGTAATGATGTCGGTGCTACAAAACAGCTTTGCCAATTCTTCATCCAGCCTGATCCAATCCAAAGTCACCGGCAGCCTGATTTTTGCCCTGCTGCCCCCCCTGTCGCATCTGGAGTTTTTCCTCGCCTATATGCTGGCCGCCATGGTACGAGGCCTTGTCGTAGGCACAGGTGTGCTGCTGATGACCATATGGTTTAACTTACCAGCTTTTGCCCATCCCCTGTGGATTCTGGTCTTTGCGCTGACAAGTTCAGCCATGATGGCAGCACTGGGTATACTGGCGGGAATCTGGGCAGAAAAATACGATCAGCTGGCCGCATTTCAAAACTTTCTAATTATGCCGCTCACGTTTTTATCGGGTGTGTTCTACTCCATTCACAGCCTTCCCGCGTTCTGGCAGGGCGTATCGAGCTGGAACCCTATTTTTTATATGATTGACGGTTTTCGCTATGGCTTCTTTGGCGTAAGCGATGTCTCTCCCTGGCATGCTTTTGCCGTTGCAGCACTTTCTTTACTTATTATTGGCAGTGCCGCCTACACATTGATTAAATCCGGTTACAAATTAAGGCAATAAAATCCATGACTCCCGAATCAGTACAAGCCTTACTTACCGAGCGCCTGAGTGCAACAGCAGTTGAAGTGACAGGTGATGGCCATCATTTTTATGCGCGTATCGCATCCCCGCGCTTTGAGGGGCTGGGCCTTTTAGCACGCCACCGTTTAGTCAAAGACTCGGTTAAACCGGAGATTGATTCAGGTAAACTACACGCCCTGTCGCTGGAAAAAACACTGACTCCGGCCGAATGGGCTGAGCGTGCCTGAATGAGCGAAGATCGCTTCAATCTGGACGCCATCGAAAAAAATCGAGCCAGGCTGGAAAAAGCCAGAATTGAGGCGCAAAAACCGCTGGATCGCAGTTCACAAAGCCTGATGGCTTTGACCAACCTGCCATGGCTGATCGCAGGCGCTGCCGCACTGCTTTGGTACTGCCTGAAATAACTCAAGAGCTCTGCAAATGGACAAATTAAGAATTACCGGCGGCAATCCGCTATCTGGTGAAATCTCTATCTCTGGTGCAAAAAACGCCGCTCTGCCCATTTTATGTGCCAGCTTGCTGACTGCTGGTACTTTACGCCTGACCAATGTGCCACAGCTGGCTGACGTAAAAACTACACAAAAATTACTGCAAGGCATGGGCGTGCGCGTGATGACCGATAACGTACACGAGTACGAAATCACCGCCAATGAAGTCACCACCCTAATCGCCCCCTACGAGCTGGTTAAAACCATGCGTGCATCGATTCTGGTGCTCGGCCCCACATTGGCACGCTTTGGTGAAGCTCAGGTTTCCCTGCCTGGGGGCTGCGCCATTGGCGCGCGCCCGGTTGATCAGCATATCAAAGGCCTGCAAGCGATGGGTGCCGAGATTGTGATCGAGCATGGCTATGTAAAAGCCACCGGCAAACTGAAAGGCGCGCGTATTGTTTGCGATATGGTTACCGTAACCGGTACCGAAAATCTGCTGATGGCCGCCACACTGGCCGACGGCATTACCATTATTGAAAATGCGGCCCGCGAGCCCGAAGTGGTTGATCTGGCCGATTGCCTGATCAAAATGGGTGCAAAAATCAGCGGCCACGGTACAGACACCATCACCATCGAAGGCGTGGCCAAGCTGCATGGTGCTGAGCACGCCATCGTGCCTGATCGTATCGAAACCGGCACCTTCCTGATCGCCGCCGCAGTCGCGCAAGGCAAGCTGGTATTACGCAATACCCGTGCGGATATCATGGAAGCCGTTCTCGAAAAACTACGCGAAGCCGGTGCCTACATCGAAGCGGGGGACGACTGGATTGCCATCGATATGAAACAACGCCCTAAGGCCGTGAATATCCGCACCATGCCATACCCTGCTTTTCCAACCGATATGCAAGCGCAATTTATGCTGCTGAACTGCCTGGCAGAAGGTACCGGTGTCATCACGGAAACTATTTTTGAAAACCGCTTTATGCACGCACCCGAGCTGATCCGCATGGGCGCTAAAATCAATACCGAAGGCAATACCGCCATCGTAACCGGCGTTGAAAAACTGGAAGGCGCCACAGTCATGGCCACCGACCTGCGCGCATCGGCATCATTAGTCATTGCAGGCCTGATCGCCAGTGGCGAAACCATTGTGGATCGTATTTATCACCTGGATCGCGGCTACGAGCATATCGAGCGCAAGCTATCGGCTGTTGGCGCACAAATTGAGCGAATTGCCTAAGCCTTGACCTGCTTATGAGTTTATAGAACGCAAATTACCGGCTGTTGGCGCGCAAATTGAGCGGATTTCCTAAATAGCCACACTCTTGGCACTGGGCTTAAATCTCCCCTTGAAACACGCCGGAGTGAGGAACAAGCGGGGCGGGGTTTCGGCAAGGGAGCGAGGAACGAGCCAATCCCGCCCGCCGCCGACTCGATTGTCCGCAGCGCAGGAGCCTTCGTGTTTCGTGGGGTCGCCTTCTTTTGGTTCTTTTCTTGGCGAAGCAAGAAAAGAACGCCCCTGCGGGGGCACCCTCTCCAAAATCAGCGTGCCGAAGGCACTAAAAAGATCTTTTTGACTTTAATTAGTGCGTATAGGGTAGAACCTACCCTACATAACACAGCTCATTTTCTAGGCATAACCATGTTCATCTTCAATCCAAAACCTGCGGCAGAAGAACAAGACGACAAGCCGCGCCCGCCTTCACAAAATGAAAAAGGCGCTGCCGCACTGGCACATCTGGCCGGTGTTTTCTGGCTGCCCATTTTACCAATGGCCGTGCTGGCACTGATGATTCCGCTTATCGTGCTGCAATTTGCCCGTGTGCATTCAGATTATGTAGAACAACACGCCATTAATGCCTGCAATTTTCAGCTGCTGATGGGTTGCCTGTATGCCCTTGCAATGCTGGCTGGCTTTATCGTGCAAAGCCCGCTGCCACTTTGGTGGATCGCCATTGGCTCCGCTATTTTTGCTTTATGGGAAGGCGCAAAAGCCATCAACGGCTGGCCATCCAGATACCCTGTCAGCCTCAAAGTATTCAGGTAGTTAACAGGCAGCTCCCATAAATGGCTATCCGGGCACCAGAATACCAGCTGGCGTGATGCACTTGCAAAAACGTGTAGTATTAGCAGCCTGCTCCTTCTGATCTTCAGATTTTATCGGATCACAGCTGTGCAGCTGCACTATTTCAATCTACCGGACCGTATTTATGATCACCATCGCGCTATCCAAAGGCCGCATCTTCGAAGAAACACTACCCCTGCTGGCTGCCGCAGGCATTGTGCCTTCTGAAGCACCAGAATCCAGCCGCAAGCTGATTATTGGCACTAATCTGGAAAACGTCAGACTGATTATTGTGCGCGCCACCGATGTGCCCACCTATGTGCAATATGGCGCGGCCGATCTGGGTATTGCCGGTAAAGATGTACTGCTGGAACACGGCGGAGCGGGTCTTTATCTGCCACTCGATTTAGACATCGCCAAATGCCGCCTGATGGTGGCCGTACAAAATGGCTTTGATTACGAAGGCGCAGTAAAGCAAGGTGCCCGTCTGCGCATCGCCACCAAATACACCGAATGCGCACGCGAACACTTTGCCAGCAAAGGCGTACACGTCGATTTAATCAAGCTCTACGGCTCTATGGAGCTAGCCCCGCTGGTTGGCCTTGCCGATGCCATTGTCGATCTGGTTTCAACCGGCAGCACACTCAAAGCCAATAATCTGGTAGCCGTAGAAGACATCCGTGAAATCAGCTCGCGCTTAGTAGTCAACCAAGCTGCGCTGAAACTTAAACACAGCCAGCTCCAGCCGATTATTGATGCGTTTGCAGCTACCGTGGCAGCACGGCAGGTCTGACCAGCCGATGACTAAAAAACCCCACTGGCGGCGCATTACCCTTTATGCGCTGCTGCTGATGTTTCTCTGGCCGTGGCTGTTAAAACTTGATCTGCTGAATAAAAGCGGCATTGCATTGCAGATTTTTATTGCAGCCATTTACCTTAATTACCTGTCATTTGTATTTAGCATTGCCCAGGGCCAGCGCCTCAGCAAAGGCATATCCCCCGCAGGTGCGGTATGCCTGTTTTTATTTAGCAATATGCTATTAATTTTTATGTTTGCTGTGGGCTGGCAAAGATTCGCCCTCTTCGGCCCCGGCGGCAGCTGCCTGCCCGAGCCGGGTTTTCTGGACTCACTGTATTTTTCAACTACCACCTTTGCCACCGTGGGCTTCGGGGATTTTATTCCTTGTAATCGCTCCGGCAAAATACTGCTTATGGCCGAATCGCTGATAGGCTCAACCCATTTTGGTATTTTCATCACCCTGATTTTCAGCCGCGTGATTTACCCTCCTCAGGCAGAGTCACAATAAATAGATTGAGTTTATTTAATATATTTAACCCACTGTTTAATGATATTAATAATCTAATTCTCCGATTAAATCTCTTATTAAATAATTTCTGTGTTGATGAATTGATTAAAAGCCGGACTTAATTTTTTAATGTGCAGTGCGAATAAAACCCGATCCTGTAACTTAAGCAAAACACAAAAGCATTATGTTTTTCGTAAGAGCAGCTTTAGCCACGAAAGCACTGCTTTTAAAACATTCGCAGCTTATGCTGTGCCCCTATGATACCGATCCCTAGGTTGATAGGATTGCCCCTAAGCCCCCTTCAACAACTGCGATAAATCCAGCGCAGAGCGCACGCCCATTTTGGCAAAGACATTGGCGCGGTGGACTTCTACCGTGCGAATGGCGATTTGCATTTCATCGGCGATTTGCTTATTAAGCTTGCCCTGTAAAATCCAATCCATCACCTCGCGCTCGCGCGGTGTAATCGAGGCGAGGCGTTTTTCTAATAATTGCTGATTGCCACGCACAGACTGGCGGCCAATCGCAACCTCTAGTGCGTCATCAATCCGCTCAAGCAAACGTTTTTCACTACAAGGTTTTTCTAAGAAATCAAAAGCCCCCTGCCGGATCGCCTGTACCGCCATTGGGATATCACCATGGCCGGACAAAAACAATACGATCAGCTCGCTTCCTGACTCATAAAGCCGCTTAAATACCTCTGGCCCGCTCAGGCCGGGCATGCGCACATCAAGCAGCACCACACCCTCGCTGCTGGCATCAATAGCAGCTAAAAAAGCCTCCCCGCCTTCAAATGCATGCACGGTATAGCCATGTGAAAGCAATAAAAGGCCGAGCGAATCACGCACGGCAATATCATCATCAAGCAAATAAACTGTTTTCATCGAGGAAGACTCATATAAAAATAGGTGCCGCCCTGAGGGTGAGCTTCAAACCATAATTTGCCGTGATGCTGCTCTAAAATAGAACGGCAAATATTCAGCCCGATCCCCATTCCCAGCGATTTTGTGGTGAAAAATGCGTCAAACAAGCGGCTGGCCACTTCAGGCGCAATACCCGAGCCCCGATCACAGACCGATAAATAAACCATCGCATCGTCACAATAGGTAGCCAGCCATACATCACGGCGGCTTTGTGGCTGCTCGCCACTGGCATCCAGCGCATTTCGCAGCAGATTCAGCACCACTTGCCCAAGTAAAACTTCATCTGCCTCGATCAGGGGCAGTGTGCCAGCCAGATTAAAATGCAGGCGCACACCCTGGCTGCGTGCGCTGGCATCAATCAGCTCAAAAGCATTGCTGGCAATATGATTGATATCACAGGGCCCGCAATGCGGGGTGCGCTTTTGTACAAACTCGCGGATACGCTTTACCACGGCAGCGGCACGATGCGCCTGCCCTGCAATCTTGCTAAGCGTCGAATCAAGCATTTCATGGTTATTCTGATTAGCAAACTGGCGGGCCGCGCTGGCGTAATTGCTCATTGCCATCAGCGGCTGATTCAGCTCGTGCGCCAGTGTGGACGCCATTTCACCCATAGTGATCAGCTTGCCGGTGTGGCGGAGCATTTCTTCCTGCTCGCGCTCTCTGGCTTCGGCGGCTTTTAAGGCGGTGATATCCACCACCGAGCTCATCCAGCCGCGCTGCTTGCCGGTCGCATCGATCAGCGGCGTGGTGTAAACACGGGTGGCGACCAGATTGCCCCCCCTATGCCGCACCATCGATTCAAATCCATCGTGCGGTGCACGGCCGCTAAGCACGATCTCGTTTTGCGCCTGGTGCCCGGCGATGTCTTCAGGATTCCAGTAGGGGTAAGGCGGCAGCGAGCCGATCAGCTCTTCGGCAGCATAACCCACCATGCCACAAAAAGCAGGGTTTACATAAACAATACGGCCATCCATATCACGGGCGCGCATCCCTACCGAAAGTGAATCTTCCATCGCGGTGCGAAAAGCATGCTCTTCCCTCAGTGCATTTTCTGCCAGCAACCGCGCCTGCATCTGACGACGCAAACGCCACCAGCTAAACAGCACAATCAGTGCCAGTCCGATCACGCTGGCAGTCAGCAGCTTTTGCACAAGACCGGTTGGATGGCGGTAAGCCGTGATGCGCAACAGTAAGCCACTGCTGACTAAATCAAAAGGAAGCTGATAGCTGAGATTAGTATCATCTGCCTCGATTTTTGATTTACTAGCTACTTCCCGGCCATCTGCATCAATCATGGCCAGCCGGTATTTGTAAGCAAACCACCAGGGAACCTGCTGCTGCAATAATTTTGGCAAGGCAATTGATGCCACCAGCTCCAAATCATGCTCGGCCAGAATCAGCGCAATCATCCCCTTGGGGTAAAGCGGCACGGTGTAACTAGGCCGCCCTATCCCCTGAGCCAGAGCAATAGCCTCCCGAGTTACATCTGCCGATAAACGCTGCCCATAGCTGAAACTCTGATTTTTGGTACGCAGCTGAATGCCAGTAATTGCAGCATTTGCACCAATGATCAACCGTGCACGACCACGAAATTCGGCCTCGCTTAAGCTGCCATCGCGAGATTGCTCCAGCAGTGCCGCCAGACGCTCTTCGGATTGGCCCAGTACAAAGCGCAGATTCTGCTCTACCCACAGCACATCGTTAATCAGCACCAGCCGCGCTTCTTTGTGCTCGCCGTGGCGCAAATAGGCGAATAAACCCAGAACAGTTGCCACAAACAACACCAGGGCCAACCTTGGAAGAAACCATGGGTGAGCACTAAGGCGGCGTGAAAGAGTAGTAAGCAATTGCATGAAGCAATGTTAGC comes from Iodobacter ciconiae and encodes:
- a CDS encoding potassium channel family protein codes for the protein MTKKPHWRRITLYALLLMFLWPWLLKLDLLNKSGIALQIFIAAIYLNYLSFVFSIAQGQRLSKGISPAGAVCLFLFSNMLLIFMFAVGWQRFALFGPGGSCLPEPGFLDSLYFSTTTFATVGFGDFIPCNRSGKILLMAESLIGSTHFGIFITLIFSRVIYPPQAESQ
- a CDS encoding sensor histidine kinase; the protein is MQLLTTLSRRLSAHPWFLPRLALVLFVATVLGLFAYLRHGEHKEARLVLINDVLWVEQNLRFVLGQSEERLAALLEQSRDGSLSEAEFRGRARLIIGANAAITGIQLRTKNQSFSYGQRLSADVTREAIALAQGIGRPSYTVPLYPKGMIALILAEHDLELVASIALPKLLQQQVPWWFAYKYRLAMIDADGREVASKSKIEADDTNLSYQLPFDLVSSGLLLRITAYRHPTGLVQKLLTASVIGLALIVLFSWWRLRRQMQARLLAENALREEHAFRTAMEDSLSVGMRARDMDGRIVYVNPAFCGMVGYAAEELIGSLPPYPYWNPEDIAGHQAQNEIVLSGRAPHDGFESMVRHRGGNLVATRVYTTPLIDATGKQRGWMSSVVDITALKAAEAREREQEEMLRHTGKLITMGEMASTLAHELNQPLMAMSNYASAARQFANQNNHEMLDSTLSKIAGQAHRAAAVVKRIREFVQKRTPHCGPCDINHIASNAFELIDASARSQGVRLHFNLAGTLPLIEADEVLLGQVVLNLLRNALDASGEQPQSRRDVWLATYCDDAMVYLSVCDRGSGIAPEVASRLFDAFFTTKSLGMGIGLNICRSILEQHHGKLWFEAHPQGGTYFYMSLPR
- the hisG gene encoding ATP phosphoribosyltransferase: MITIALSKGRIFEETLPLLAAAGIVPSEAPESSRKLIIGTNLENVRLIIVRATDVPTYVQYGAADLGIAGKDVLLEHGGAGLYLPLDLDIAKCRLMVAVQNGFDYEGAVKQGARLRIATKYTECAREHFASKGVHVDLIKLYGSMELAPLVGLADAIVDLVSTGSTLKANNLVAVEDIREISSRLVVNQAALKLKHSQLQPIIDAFAATVAARQV
- a CDS encoding DUF4870 domain-containing protein — its product is MFIFNPKPAAEEQDDKPRPPSQNEKGAAALAHLAGVFWLPILPMAVLALMIPLIVLQFARVHSDYVEQHAINACNFQLLMGCLYALAMLAGFIVQSPLPLWWIAIGSAIFALWEGAKAINGWPSRYPVSLKVFR
- a CDS encoding ABC transporter permease: MQGFYTLFYKEVLRFWKVAFQTVAAPVLTALMYLLIFAHVLDSHIQPYPGVQYTAFLIPGLVMMSVLQNSFANSSSSLIQSKVTGSLIFALLPPLSHLEFFLAYMLAAMVRGLVVGTGVLLMTIWFNLPAFAHPLWILVFALTSSAMMAALGILAGIWAEKYDQLAAFQNFLIMPLTFLSGVFYSIHSLPAFWQGVSSWNPIFYMIDGFRYGFFGVSDVSPWHAFAVAALSLLIIGSAAYTLIKSGYKLRQ
- a CDS encoding BolA family protein, with the protein product MTPESVQALLTERLSATAVEVTGDGHHFYARIASPRFEGLGLLARHRLVKDSVKPEIDSGKLHALSLEKTLTPAEWAERA
- a CDS encoding response regulator transcription factor, which codes for MKTVYLLDDDIAVRDSLGLLLLSHGYTVHAFEGGEAFLAAIDASSEGVVLLDVRMPGLSGPEVFKRLYESGSELIVLFLSGHGDIPMAVQAIRQGAFDFLEKPCSEKRLLERIDDALEVAIGRQSVRGNQQLLEKRLASITPREREVMDWILQGKLNKQIADEMQIAIRTVEVHRANVFAKMGVRSALDLSQLLKGA
- the murA gene encoding UDP-N-acetylglucosamine 1-carboxyvinyltransferase, producing the protein MDKLRITGGNPLSGEISISGAKNAALPILCASLLTAGTLRLTNVPQLADVKTTQKLLQGMGVRVMTDNVHEYEITANEVTTLIAPYELVKTMRASILVLGPTLARFGEAQVSLPGGCAIGARPVDQHIKGLQAMGAEIVIEHGYVKATGKLKGARIVCDMVTVTGTENLLMAATLADGITIIENAAREPEVVDLADCLIKMGAKISGHGTDTITIEGVAKLHGAEHAIVPDRIETGTFLIAAAVAQGKLVLRNTRADIMEAVLEKLREAGAYIEAGDDWIAIDMKQRPKAVNIRTMPYPAFPTDMQAQFMLLNCLAEGTGVITETIFENRFMHAPELIRMGAKINTEGNTAIVTGVEKLEGATVMATDLRASASLVIAGLIASGETIVDRIYHLDRGYEHIERKLSAVGAQIERIA